The following are encoded together in the Lathyrus oleraceus cultivar Zhongwan6 chromosome 3, CAAS_Psat_ZW6_1.0, whole genome shotgun sequence genome:
- the LOC127130693 gene encoding uncharacterized protein LOC127130693 → MVSEPKGVYNKTCVFNGENYGYWRDCMRVHINYIDRNVWNSIQNGPFEITMTNTDGAVVPKSEAQLNVNDEKIWPCYCKGTNILILALGFDEYYRVSHCTTTKVMWDSLQVAHEGINEVKQARINPLNQEFELFHMNHGETIFDMQKRFTDLVNYLNALGNPVSNEIATNKILRCLNRERYLKVMIIKEANNLLTLDTTTLFGKLEEHNQEIIFLEKQESKVKKENNKENEVDKKSIALVASSSKSLTKEQDDSGTSDDECSDDEEMRLFVKRYHKYIKRNIVKHSDKNLINYIRHSNTSREDENKKQKSKGSCYNCGRAGYYKPDFSLLKKYKGKGHHKKSNKPKRAYIAWESGSESSSEGCSSESDETVNFFLMAHHKKKNVSHSKYEAIDKMSYSDLQIAFENLHGEAVEAFKRLDSNKRIFSYLEPKF, encoded by the coding sequence ATGGTTTCCGAACCTAAAGGGGTTTATAATAAAACGTGTGTTTTCAATGGAGAAAACTATGGTTATTGGAGGGATTGTATGCGTGTTCATATCAATTATATTGATAGAAATGTATGGAACTCCATCCAAAATGGTCCTTTTGAAATTACGATGACCAATACGGATGGTGCTGTTGTACCTAAATCGGAAGCACAATTGAATGTGAATGATGAGAAAATATGGCCATGTTATTGTAAAGGAACGAATATTCTCATATTAGCTTTAGGATTTGATGAATATTACCGTGTTTCTCATTGCACAACCACTAAAGTTATGTGGGACTCATTGCAAGTTGCCCATGAGGGCATAAATGAAGTCAAACAAGCTAGAATCAATCCTTTGaaccaagagtttgaactctttcatATGAATCACGGTGAAACCATTTTCGATATGCAAAAGAGGTTTACTGATCTCGTAAACTATTTGAACGCACTTGGTAATCCGGTTTCAAATGAAATTGCTACTAACAaaattttaagatgtcttaatagggaaaGATATCTGAAGGTCATGATAATTAAGGAAGCTAACAACCTCTTGACATTAGATACTACTACTTTGTTTGGTAAGCTTGAAGAACATAACCAAGAGATCATTTTCTTGGAGAAGCAAGAGAGTAAGGTGAAGAAAGAAAATAACAAAGAAAATGAGGTAGATAAGAAGTCAATTGCTTTAGTGGCTTCTAGTTCTAAGTCCCTTACTAAAGAGCAAGATGATAGTGGAACTAGTGATGATGAATGTTCGGATGATGAAGAAATGAGGTTGTTTGTTAAAAGGTACCATAAGTACATTAAGAGAAATATAGTGAAACACTCCGACAAAAATCTCATCAACTATATAAGGCATTCAAATACCTCAAGGGAAGATGAAAATAAGAAACAAAAATCTAAAGGTTCATGCTATAATTGTGGAAGAGCCGGTTATTATAAGCCAGATTTTTCATTGCTTAAGAAGTATAAAGGAAAGGGTCATCACAAGAAGTCTAACAAGCCTAAAAGAGCATACATCGCTTGGGAAAGTGGTAGTGAATCCTCAAGTGAAGGTTGTTCAAGTGAAAGTGATGAAACGGTAAATTTTTTCCTCATGGCCCATCATAAGAagaagaatgtaagtcattcCAAATATGAAGCTATTGATAAAATGTCTTATTCTGATTTACAAATTGCTTTTGAAAATCTACATGGAGAAGCCGTAGAAGCTTTTAAAAGGTTGGATTCAAACAAAAGAATATTTTCATATTTAGAGCCAAAATTTTAG